The sequence below is a genomic window from Sceloporus undulatus isolate JIND9_A2432 ecotype Alabama chromosome 5, SceUnd_v1.1, whole genome shotgun sequence.
CAACAGCCTTCAGAGATATAAAACCACTAGTTCTTACTTTCATATTCTATCAAATGATTAGATATACCCACAGCCAATAGAACAATAGCATTTTAAGATGGTAAATatttacaacaaaaacaataccAGCACCTTCAAATATCAcccgttttttttaaaaaatgaaacatttgcaTGAAGCAAATGTTGTCGTTCgcctgagcaaggattcaaaccctggtctctagagtcatagtgtTGGTTCAGTTATTTCAGTATTAAATTATGTTAACTAATTTATCTAATGAAATAGGGGTTACCTAACAGTTCAATGCATAACTCTTAATTCTGGACTTAACATATTTTGTGCTGAACAACTACAGTACTTCTTAAAAGCAGAATAACTATAATGCACATTTCAGTACAATCCCAGTATTATTTTTGAACAGCTAGCATACTCATGGTGCAACACCAAATCAATGGTGCTGCTCATAATATGATATAGGAAGAATATAATGAAACCTGTCTAAataattatacagtggacccttgttatacgctggagtttggttccaagatcccccgtgtataacaaaatccatgtatgctcaagtcccattaaatataatcacatagcaaaatggtatcccttataaaaaatggaaaatcaaggtttgatatttgaaatttatacttttttttttaacattttcaaaccgtggatgcttgaatccgtgtataaaaaatccgtgtattagaagggctgactgtattgggtAATTTGCAGTAAGGCTTCAGAGCCAAAAGAGATTGTTGTCAATAGAAGGTGCAGATTTTCATTAATTCCTGTCTATAGTCATGCAAAAATCTgctatggttgtgtgtgtgtgcatgtgtaataCTCCAGAATAGCATGGGAGGTTGTCCAGTCAGGGTACAGAGAAAAAAGGTAACAGGTGGAAATTGCCTGCTCCCTTCCATTTGTTTAGATACTTCTGTGAATGGAAGGTCTCCCTCCATGAAGACTGTTAGACTGCATTGCAAATGTATCTATGGCTGTGATAAATGAACTATTTTCTTCTTCAGCATTCCTTCCTCACACCGTCTCATCCAAAAATACTTTTGCTTTGCAAATTAATACAATGAAAATTACTATATTTATAAATGCAACATATACACACAGCATCACTAAAACACATTTAGTAAGCACTAGGGAACTATCTTAAATAATGAATTGTAACTTGCATAACAAGAAACATGTCCTGTGAAGTGGAGGTGAACTGATTTGCATTTACAGTTCTTGATGGCTTTGCTCACTGCTGTGCATGCTTGCAGCAGCCCCTAGACCTAATCATGGCCCTGCAATGAGCCTTTACATCGCAGAATAACTTTGGTAGTAGGAGATGAGTATTAGCCTCTTCCCTGCAAAATCAAAATGACTTATTTCTCTATTTCAAACAGAAACACACTTCTTTAAGAAgactatatatgtacatatacaatGCTGGTATAGAGTGGCAGCAAAAACATTtccaataattaaaaattaagttGCTATTAAGGAACAGGGGCCAAATTCAAGATAGACAAAGGATTCTAACCTATTATTTATAATTCCATCAAAAGTGAACTTTGATCCCATTATTACAAAGAGTAAAAAATGACAGTTATAGTTGCCACATTTTGCTCATCTTGTATCCATGTCTAACATGCTTATGGAAAGAAAGATCTCAGAATTAGAATATAATAAAATCAGAATCCCAttacaaaaccaaaccaaaaccttGTCTTTTGGACAATGGGGAAATGATAACTCCTTATAAGTGTGAAAAGTTGTAAAAATAtgacatggtaaaaaaaaaaagctgcaggaGTATTAGCTGATTctctgaaaaattaaaaatggcctggtccagatgggccggaaaggatgcccacatcacgtgcgaggggtgcctTGGGATGGTGCTTCCAGATGCTCTgcaaccctcacatgtgacaagggcatcaaaatagtgtcgccctgtacacatgggtgctgccattgttatgcaagtCGCGTAGCATCCGCACGGCACTGCACGGCACTtgcgtaatgagtgcgccagtggtgcactgttGTGCACTTGTTACGCCGGCGCCGAGAcatagaaagaacctgctttttgcgagacttttctgccggtgggaagcctcgccgtttggcgGCTGAGACATCCCTCTGGCGGAAAACCAGgcaccggcaggccgccctttttgggcggtctgtaccccaccaatgACATATTTCTGTACTTCATACAGAAACAGACTTCTTTAACAAGACTGTTTATGTATACCACAATGATGAAGAAGTTTGCAAAGAAATGTACAGGATGGTATAAAACCAGGCAGCATAAAAACGTACACAAATTGGCCTTTTAAAGTTTGGTTACTAATACAAAAAGCTAGTATTTGAAAGTAGTCACAGCATAAATACAAAATTACTGTTGACCTAATTTTGACAAGTTTGTTCTCCACCAAAAGACCTCTTGGAACagcccaaaggagctactttgaTTCAATAATCCTTATTAATTAAAAAGAGCAGATTCCACTTTCTTGGGTTATTTTCTCCTTTTAGTCATCTAGTCATGATATTTTCTTGTTAGTTTTCAATTGCAAAGATGATGTCAGCTTAAAGGAAAGAGTGCATAATTTTAATAGCCATATAAAGTTCAACAGAGCAGCTTGATGTATATTCTTGTTTGGTTAAGTATGCAAATCTACCAAAATAGTTCAAAATGAATTATGCACCAAGATAGTTCAAAATCCACCAAAATGAAATACTCATTTAACCACCACCAATTGTActttattgctgaacataaataaTGACAAGGCACAGGACAGCTACCAGGCCAAGAGCTTGTAGTCCAAGGAACCAGAGCATACCCCAGAAGAACATGATAATTACAGGTTCCACAATGCGTTCTCCAAAATACATCCTTGTGAAGCCTATGCTGATGAGACTTTTGTTGAGTTCACCAAAAAGAGTTCCCATCTTTTTATAGTCATCTGTTACAGGTTCAACATTATTGTCCCTTTCTTCTTGATGGACCTGCAgtcagaagagaagaaaaaatttAGCAGCCTGGATCTGTAATATGTTTATCTAATGACTTTAAAAGTCATCTTGTGTAAAAACATACCAATTTTTTTTCACTGCTCTGCACTGTAATGCTTTATTGATACACCTTCAGCCATAgggtagtacagtgggcccttcccttaagCGGGGGATCAGTTCCGaatccccctgcgtaaggcaaaaaaAATGTCAGCTTGATCCCCATTCAAAACAATGGAGTTTGTGATGTGGCTTGTGTACCATTCTTTTTCACACAGCGTGGCTTCTGCGTAAGCTGAAAGccttgtacagtgtgcccatgtatgacgtgggcgcactgtacaggcATACGAAACTTCTGACAAAGATCTCCTTTTTACAGTCTCTTTATGGGAACCCAGCCTAACCCAGCCTCCCTttccttgtcttctgtctaggtggatttttttttttttttttggcagcattGACATTTGGAGGATGgtaaaggaaggctggagaaggACAGACTTCCAGTGCTGGGTTGCAGGTGAGTGTCTGTACTAAATaatacaataaagcttgaccAGAGCAAGAATAGTATTTTAATCTAATCTAGTATTCTaatctactgtagctgtgtgtttACATACAACTGGCAAGGTACAGAGCTGCCTCTAAAACTACTTTCCAATAAACAATTCAGGATAAATGCCACGTGGATGGAAGACGAACATTGTTGTTCCAATCCATAAGAAAGGAGACATGAATGATCCACAAAACTACAGGCCAATCACCTTACTTGACATTACTTGAAAGCTATATGCCCAACATTTACTTTTCAAGTTAATGGACTGGTTACAAAATAAGCAAGTCATATATGAAgaacaagcaggattcagaagtGGATACAGCACTACAGATCAGTGTTTTATATTAAGCTATACTGCAAGGAAGTATTccaaggaaaataaaaaacatgACTATGCTGCTTTCATTGATCTTACAGCTGCTTTCGACTCTATTAACAGAAACAGATTATGGGAAAAGTTACACAGTTTATGGATTGATACAAGACTTTTAAGACTGATATGGGAACTATTCAGCCATAGAGAAATGAGGTTTAGAGTCGGCTTAAATGGTTCCCTGACAGAAGCCTTAAAAACAACCTGAGGAGTGAAATAGGAATGCCTTCTGGCACCCACCCTCTTTAACATCTATATAAATGATCTTGTTGCCTTTCTTATCTTCAGCTGATTCTCCCTCCCCAGTTATCAGGAACAGAAAGATCTTCATTCTGATGTATGCAGATGATTTAGTGCTCATTTCCCTATCTAGTTTAGGTCTCAAAAATCTATTGAATGCTTTTAGTGTCTATTGCCAGAAAGAACACTTGTCAATAAACTACTCCAAAACCAAGGTAATGGTATTCGGCAGAAACTCTCCAAAGCACAAATGGATCTTAGACCAACATAACATAGAACAAACCCAACTATTCAGATATCTGGGCATAGTTTTCAGTGAGTCCCTTTCTTGGAAAAACCATAGGGAGACAGCAAAACTGAAGTTATCACCCAGATGCTTAATGGTGCAGAAATATGGGGATCAGATATCCACACTGGCAAAACCctggaaatattacaaaataaatttctcCGAAAGCTCTGCACTTTACCAAATGGAACTCCTGCACCTTTTTTGTGCACTGAATTTGGCTGCCCTtcagttaaaacaagaatagattttacacagttaagatattttaaatacattgctACCTTATCAACTAATCGTCTCCCAGCATTGTGTTACTTGGAAATGTGCAACAACCAGTTCTGAaaatcaagttttcaaattctttctcataaatataacttttctgagttAAACGCTGTTATTGGCATGGAGAAGAGGCAATTAAGagaattccttttttggactgatTCAAGAAAATATCTGCAGTTAATTAGGACCTCACAATTCTTCTTTaggttctcctttttgaagactgaacattttagagccagataCTTGACTAAATTCAAGTCGCCTACTTTAAGAATTGCCTTCACGGAGCTACGACTTCAAGTAATGCCGACTGCAGTTCTAGATGAACGCTACAACAAAgtgtcttttgagaaaagactatgcatctgcagtcagcCTCAGGTGGAGGATATTATTCactacttgttaatttgtccattgtacagcaaccctagaaagaaatttttaacacccttgctgacaaacaaaagtgggGACTCTACTGTTGATTCGGTCCAATTCCTTTTGAATGATACCAATGACTATGTAAcactttggtgcgttacagacgagCCCATGCGGCGCCATCATTGTGccgtcattacgtgcgaggggcggtgcttcctgacgcgccttgcccttCGCACAtaatgactacatcaaaatggcggtggccattccacacggccgccgccattttgacgtagcggacgctgtgtccgcacgtcattccccagaagtgacaccgcgagtgcgcgactagcgcctcacagcATCTCTTCctgggcccaggaaggagcacgatttttgcactccttctctgcagcgtccgggaaccgcgccgtttagctgctgcggttcccagaagctgcaaccggcggcggcggcagaccgccgcttctcagcagtctgtaacgggccatagagtGGCTatttttgccatggctgcaaaaaagattagagaGAGTTAAACAAAATTGtcataaattgccatggagacgccaagtattaattagattttatgattttattgtatatatttactAATATtcaggaaagatgtctcttttttcttttggccttTTTAAtagttaactattttaactgcacactaaatgatgggacattttttgtcctttgtattctgtgctttttgttttaaacattttatgctttttgataagctctttTTGTCAtagcctttggctagtacaataaacgttaATTTGACTTTGACTAAAACTAGTTACTGAAcatgtatggagaacaaaatagaaaaaaaatggggggtTAGCCTGCCTTATCAGCTAACCTAACATGTTGGAAAAGCACAGATCTATGTGATTTGacagcaaaatggaaatcatgagaAATGTGCAGGctgttaaaagagaaaaaaaatcatcccatgatgcattttggaagaagtttcaaatggttttgtagaagatttaattttggttttgtttacttGTACAAGGATTTCCTGCTCTgggtgtttcatttcacatgtgcataatgtgactttgctgaaatatgttgtactgctctttttgttttttgctgtagGACCTTACTGTattatttccatattatttctaccTCTactaccaaagtttctgttaaagaagcaaaCCTGAGGACAcatttactttgttaactgaggtataatgGTAATAATTTTCATGACTGGCTAATTATTTTCCTCCGCAGACACTTCTGTTATACACTTTGGGAAATAAAATGAGTGCACTTTACTAAGAGGTGTGCAATTTGAAAGATGTACTAGAAATATCTTTTCCCAAAGTGTTTTCCAATTCTTCTATACACCTATGTATATAAAGAAAACTGTGGTTAGGTAGGTATATAATGGGAGGAGACTCTAACCGTTTTAACTAATTTTCTCTTCTTATGTCTTTTTATCATAAGAAATATTACATTCCCTATCTCACACTGCTAAATTATTTCACATAGTACAAAGGTGGAAAAATGGAGAAGAAATAATTTCATTTGCAGTTCAAAATATCCCCCACCTGGAAtgctttattcttttaaaattctttctatAATATAACAAAAAGATAATGCAAAACGTTTTATGTTGATTTTAAGATAAAGCAAGCAATGCTAATGGATTTTCTAATGTTCCCATGAAAGACAAACAAAGCTCAGCAGAACAGTatttactattttttaaagttaacagATCAGTACTGCCAGCAACACAAGACTGGGCTTGTACACTTTAATTACAGTGATTATATACCTACCACAaagcaaaatatctggagaagagGGTTGTATCAAGTAGGTTTATAGTCAAAACATTTTGTACACATATGTTGCAATTAAACATTTCATAGTAAGAGTCGTTACGTTTGCATTTGTCCTGCTGAGTTATAAACAAGTCAAACATGATGAGTAAACAAGTAAGAACAGAATGTATCTGGTACCAAAATTAATCCCCATAAAGTTCTAGTTTACTTGCTATGTTAATTAA
It includes:
- the FAM241A gene encoding uncharacterized protein FAM241A, which produces MGSTEELLLLPPPESSLLQRGRERAPPSSFPEPLGGEDGARRRPRRKSQAPEREEQEEEEEEEEEEGQQPQQQQQQQVHQEERDNNVEPVTDDYKKMGTLFGELNKSLISIGFTRMYFGERIVEPVIIMFFWGMLWFLGLQALGLVAVLCLVIIYVQQ